The proteins below come from a single Xiphophorus couchianus chromosome 20, X_couchianus-1.0, whole genome shotgun sequence genomic window:
- the hp1bp3 gene encoding heterochromatin protein 1-binding protein 3 isoform X2, protein MPIRRAAATPTQEKAPSAAAEKEQEASSGESPPADKEQAASSAAPAEGEASGDGETEEKAEDGPLETKEEPGDGKEMKDGVKHKKSKSKKVKRTIPAWASVTTHKKIPVSNFAGTQNKVENVLVEAIGSSNERSGMSFQSVMKYMLKKYPGMEFHKKKTLIKKSMKKHLEKGTIKQLKGKGLSGTFAIGKALPQSKKGVPKQEPLGDALPLIITRLCEPKEASYNLIKKYLEQHFPSLNIENRPDVLKTALVRAVEKGHLEQITGTGARGTFQLKRAAKESQLKGSTLEDAITVAITAMNEPKTCSTTSLRKYLVDSNKDVKENLLVANLRRTLTKCKVLGWMEQITGHGFTGTYQLSFPFYPSPTTLYPDKFKDVPTKTVKRKRFTDSSDEEDEEEEESEEEESEDEAPVRKRKPNKRPPPKARRPPPAKKPRSVSKSKAGGKGRALAKKSPVKKAVRSGRNPPKKETVSTPKATPVKKGAPSRKSKTPAVKKLSKKGSRKPPSRESSPDEPKVEKATTKSGSRRIKTEESFPEEPKVLKETTKSGSKRPKVQESSPPTPKEPTPKKQAARGGPKKKAQPPPPKKADLQKNPKSSKQSARKSKRGRY, encoded by the exons ATGCCGATTCGCCGAGCAGCCGCAACTCCAACCCAGGAGAAGGCTCCCTCTGCGGCTGCAGAGAAAG AACAAGAGGCGTCATCTGGAGAGTCGCCCCCTGCTGATAAAGAGCAGGCTGCATCTTCAGCTGCCCCAGCAGAGGGGGAGGCATCTGGCGATGGAGAGACCGAGGAGAAGGCAGAAGACGGACCCCTGGAGACAAAGGAGGAACCTGGAGACGGGAAAGA GATGAAAGATGGCGTCAAGCATAAGAAATCCAAATCCAAGAAGGTGAAACGGACAATTCCTGCATGGGCTAGCGtcaccacacacaaaaaaatccccGTGTCCAACTTTGCAGGCACGCAGAACAAAGTGGAAAACGTCCTTGTCGAAGCAATAGGG TCCTCCAATGAGAGGTCTGGGATGTCCTTCCAGTCCGTCATGAAATATATGTTGAAAAAATACCCAGGTATGGAGTTTCACAAGAAGAAGACTCTAATCAAGAAATCAATGAAGAAACACTTGGAAAAGGGCACCATCAAACAG CTGAAGGGTAAAGGCCTTTCAGGAACCTTCGCCATTGGAAAAGCGCTTCCCCAATCTAAG AAAGGCGTTCCGAAGCAGGAGCCTCTGGGAGACGCCCTTCCTCTCATCATCACTCGGCTCTGTGAGCCCAAAGAGGCCTCTTACAATCTTATCAAGAAGTATCTGGAGCAGCACTTCCCCAGCCTCAACATTGAAAACAG GCCTGATGTACTGAAGACAGCCCTGGTAAGGGCGGTAGAGAAAGGACACCTGGAGCAAATCACAGGGACAGGAGCGAGAGGAACCTTTCAG CTGAAGCGAGCTGCCAAAGAGTCTCAGCTGAAAGGCAGCACGTTGGAAGATGCTATCACGGTTGCGATCACAGCTATGAATGAGCCCAAAACCTGCAGCACTACATCCCTGCGCAAATATCTCGTAGACTCCAACAAGGACGTCAAGGAGAACTTGTTGG TGGCCAATTTGAGAAGGACTCTGACCAAGTGTAAAGTTCTGGGCTGGATGGAGCAGATAACTGGTCACGGTTTCACAGGGACTTATCAGCTCTCGTTTCCGTTTTATCCAAG CCCTACAACCCTGTATCCAGACAAGTTTAAAGATGTTCCAACAAAAACAGTCAAGCGGAAGCGGTTTACAGATTCTTCagatgaagaagatgaggaggaagaggaatcTGAGGAAGAAGAGTCAGAAGATGAGGCTCCAGTTCGTAAGAG GAAACCTAACAAGAGGCCTCCACCTAAGGCTCGGCGCCCTCCGCCAGCCAAGAAACCCCGCAGCGTCAGTAAGTCGAAGGCTGGAGGTAAAGGTCGAGCACTTGCAAAGAAGTCGCCTGTCAAGAAAGCTGTGAGATCGGGAAGGAACCCACCGAAAAAGGAAACTGTATCAACACCTAAAGCAACACCTGTGAAGAAAGGGGCTCCTTCAAGAAAGTCTAAAACACCAGCTGTTAAAAAGCTAAGCAAAAAAGGCTCCAGGAAACCCCCATCCAGAGAGTCGTCCCCGGACGAGCCCAAAGTTGAAAAGGCGACGACAAAAAGTGGTTCCAGGCGGATAAAAACCGAGGAGTCCTTCCCTGAGGAGCCGAAAGTTCTAAAGGAGACGACGAAAAGCGGATCAAAGCGACCCAAAGTTCAAGAGTCGTCCCCCCCCACGCCCAAGGAGCCCACGCCCAAAAAGCAGGCAGCCAGAGGTGGGCCCAAAAAAAAGGCACAACCTCCGCCTCCCAAGAAAGCGGACCTCCAAAAAAACCcgaaaagcagcaaacagtcaGCTCGAAAGTCCAAGAGAGGAAGATACTGA
- the hp1bp3 gene encoding heterochromatin protein 1-binding protein 3 isoform X1 has product MPIRRAAATPTQEKAPSAAAEKEQEASSGESPPADKEQAASSAAPAEGEASGDGETEEKAEDGPLETKEEPGDGKEHNVKCQDCAAGQCSTHCYVLLLRMKDGVKHKKSKSKKVKRTIPAWASVTTHKKIPVSNFAGTQNKVENVLVEAIGSSNERSGMSFQSVMKYMLKKYPGMEFHKKKTLIKKSMKKHLEKGTIKQLKGKGLSGTFAIGKALPQSKKGVPKQEPLGDALPLIITRLCEPKEASYNLIKKYLEQHFPSLNIENRPDVLKTALVRAVEKGHLEQITGTGARGTFQLKRAAKESQLKGSTLEDAITVAITAMNEPKTCSTTSLRKYLVDSNKDVKENLLVANLRRTLTKCKVLGWMEQITGHGFTGTYQLSFPFYPSPTTLYPDKFKDVPTKTVKRKRFTDSSDEEDEEEEESEEEESEDEAPVRKRKPNKRPPPKARRPPPAKKPRSVSKSKAGGKGRALAKKSPVKKAVRSGRNPPKKETVSTPKATPVKKGAPSRKSKTPAVKKLSKKGSRKPPSRESSPDEPKVEKATTKSGSRRIKTEESFPEEPKVLKETTKSGSKRPKVQESSPPTPKEPTPKKQAARGGPKKKAQPPPPKKADLQKNPKSSKQSARKSKRGRY; this is encoded by the exons ATGCCGATTCGCCGAGCAGCCGCAACTCCAACCCAGGAGAAGGCTCCCTCTGCGGCTGCAGAGAAAG AACAAGAGGCGTCATCTGGAGAGTCGCCCCCTGCTGATAAAGAGCAGGCTGCATCTTCAGCTGCCCCAGCAGAGGGGGAGGCATCTGGCGATGGAGAGACCGAGGAGAAGGCAGAAGACGGACCCCTGGAGACAAAGGAGGAACCTGGAGACGGGAAAGA ACATAATGTGAAATGCCAGGACTGCGCGGCTGGACAGTGCTCAACACACTGCTATGTTCTCCTTCTAAG GATGAAAGATGGCGTCAAGCATAAGAAATCCAAATCCAAGAAGGTGAAACGGACAATTCCTGCATGGGCTAGCGtcaccacacacaaaaaaatccccGTGTCCAACTTTGCAGGCACGCAGAACAAAGTGGAAAACGTCCTTGTCGAAGCAATAGGG TCCTCCAATGAGAGGTCTGGGATGTCCTTCCAGTCCGTCATGAAATATATGTTGAAAAAATACCCAGGTATGGAGTTTCACAAGAAGAAGACTCTAATCAAGAAATCAATGAAGAAACACTTGGAAAAGGGCACCATCAAACAG CTGAAGGGTAAAGGCCTTTCAGGAACCTTCGCCATTGGAAAAGCGCTTCCCCAATCTAAG AAAGGCGTTCCGAAGCAGGAGCCTCTGGGAGACGCCCTTCCTCTCATCATCACTCGGCTCTGTGAGCCCAAAGAGGCCTCTTACAATCTTATCAAGAAGTATCTGGAGCAGCACTTCCCCAGCCTCAACATTGAAAACAG GCCTGATGTACTGAAGACAGCCCTGGTAAGGGCGGTAGAGAAAGGACACCTGGAGCAAATCACAGGGACAGGAGCGAGAGGAACCTTTCAG CTGAAGCGAGCTGCCAAAGAGTCTCAGCTGAAAGGCAGCACGTTGGAAGATGCTATCACGGTTGCGATCACAGCTATGAATGAGCCCAAAACCTGCAGCACTACATCCCTGCGCAAATATCTCGTAGACTCCAACAAGGACGTCAAGGAGAACTTGTTGG TGGCCAATTTGAGAAGGACTCTGACCAAGTGTAAAGTTCTGGGCTGGATGGAGCAGATAACTGGTCACGGTTTCACAGGGACTTATCAGCTCTCGTTTCCGTTTTATCCAAG CCCTACAACCCTGTATCCAGACAAGTTTAAAGATGTTCCAACAAAAACAGTCAAGCGGAAGCGGTTTACAGATTCTTCagatgaagaagatgaggaggaagaggaatcTGAGGAAGAAGAGTCAGAAGATGAGGCTCCAGTTCGTAAGAG GAAACCTAACAAGAGGCCTCCACCTAAGGCTCGGCGCCCTCCGCCAGCCAAGAAACCCCGCAGCGTCAGTAAGTCGAAGGCTGGAGGTAAAGGTCGAGCACTTGCAAAGAAGTCGCCTGTCAAGAAAGCTGTGAGATCGGGAAGGAACCCACCGAAAAAGGAAACTGTATCAACACCTAAAGCAACACCTGTGAAGAAAGGGGCTCCTTCAAGAAAGTCTAAAACACCAGCTGTTAAAAAGCTAAGCAAAAAAGGCTCCAGGAAACCCCCATCCAGAGAGTCGTCCCCGGACGAGCCCAAAGTTGAAAAGGCGACGACAAAAAGTGGTTCCAGGCGGATAAAAACCGAGGAGTCCTTCCCTGAGGAGCCGAAAGTTCTAAAGGAGACGACGAAAAGCGGATCAAAGCGACCCAAAGTTCAAGAGTCGTCCCCCCCCACGCCCAAGGAGCCCACGCCCAAAAAGCAGGCAGCCAGAGGTGGGCCCAAAAAAAAGGCACAACCTCCGCCTCCCAAGAAAGCGGACCTCCAAAAAAACCcgaaaagcagcaaacagtcaGCTCGAAAGTCCAAGAGAGGAAGATACTGA
- the sh2d5 gene encoding SH2 domain-containing protein 5, whose translation MGETQTTDDGTVTRSAEYVGSFLVDDCCLDDQIKQLHTQLKYLKACKKIRPVTLKFSLKGVKIYDEDEMTLLMAHALRRVSLSTARPIDGQFAFVSHNPGSTYGQLYCHVFKARHARAAQFLNLLLCRCFQLFYLEKHPEEAQESSSGSLPQRNPSLLNHGFPLSVSALVSFRRAPFRGLRLSTKKSKKSSNDLPDSQDDVFSSSSPSLTRKKVIRAKGLHSGAYRSFTFTPLKQRSVHEQLSVSQEKGQDNVPVRRSRAPSLAETEEALAQAVWSWAGLANDSSYSLLADDVMGSYLLCPHPKKPKSGSLIVRFPSGLKTHLIENTRKGKFMLEKCRREFHSLGELIEYYSVTPDELPCQLCCARVNHCYEWEENTNTQQAAKPYKNSTKARVKSSH comes from the exons ATGGGAGAGACACAAACTACAGACGATGGCACAGTGACACGATCAGCAGAG TATGTTGGGTCGTTTCTTGTGGATGACTGCTGCTTAGATGATCAAATAAAGCAGCTGCACACACAGCTGAAGTACTTAAAG GCTTGCAAGAAAATCAGGCCGGTAACCTTGAAGTTCTCACTCAAAGGGGTGAAAATCTATGATGAGGATGAAATG ACCCTCCTAATGGCTCATGCTTTGCGAAGAGTCTCTCTGTCCACTGCCCGCCCAATTGATGGCCAGTTTGCCTTCGTCTCCCATAACCCAGGCAGCACCTACGGCCAACTTTACTGCCATGTCTTTAAGGCAAGACATGCCCGAGCG GCTCAGTTCTTGAATTTGCTACTCTGCCGATGTTTccaattgttttatttggagAAACATCCAGAAGAGGCGCAAGAAAGCTCCAGTGGGTCATTGCCGCAGCGTAATCCCTCGCTGCTCAACCACGGCTTCCCTCTTAGCGTCAGTGCCCTAGTTTCCTTTAGAAGAGCTCCTTTTCGAGGACTGCGGTTAAGCACAAAG aaatctAAGAAGTCGTCCAATGACCTTCCTGACAGCCAAGAtgatgttttttcctcttcctctccctcactGACGCGGAAGAAAGTAATCCGCGCCAAAGGACTACATTCTGGAGCTTACCGCTCCTTCACTTTCACACCACTCAAACAGCGCAGCGTTCACGAGCAACTAAGTGTGTCACAAG aaaagggTCAAGACAATGTGCCAGTGAGGAGATCCCGGGCTCCAAGTTTAGCCGAAACAGAGGAAGCATTGGCTCAGGCTGTGTGGAGTTGGGCTGGTCTTGCAAA cGACAGCAGCTACTCCCTCCTGGCAGATGATGTCATGGGATCATACCTTCTGTGCCCTCATCCCAAAAAACCTAAAAGTGGTTCCCTTATCGTTCGCTTCCCCTCCGGCCTGAAAACCCACCTTATAGAAAACACTCGTAAAGGGAAGTTCATGTTGGAG AAATGCAGGAGAGAATTTCATTCCCTTGGTGAACTCATTGAATACTACTCTGTGACCCCGGATGAGCTGCCTTGTCAACTGTGCTGTGCACGTGTGAACCACTGTTATGAGTGGGAAGAAAATACCAACACACAACAAGCTGCAAAACCATACAAAAACTCAACCAAAGCCAGAGTTAAAAGTTCACACTAA